In the Desulfurellaceae bacterium genome, TGTCAAGCTCGGTCCCCATAGGAGGCGTCATGTACAAAGTTGTTGGCTTGCTGAAACGTCCCGAAGGCATGCAGATGGAAGACTTTCGTCGCTGGTGGCTGGAAGTCCACGCCCCCAAGGTGATGAAGTGGAAAGGCGTCAAACGCTACTGCGTCAACCTGTGTACCACAGACGATCAGCGCTATGACGGGATGGCCGAGACGTGGTTTGAGACCAAGCAGGACATGGACAACGCCTTTGTCCCGGCCGAAGGTCAGGCCGCCAGGCAGGGCGCGACCGACGGCTCTCGGGAAATCGTGATTCTGTTCACCCAAGAAAACGTGATGATCGACGGCTAAGCGGCCCAAGGTCCGGTCCAACAAAGAAAGCAAGAGAGGAAGCATACGCATGATACAGGCAGGCATTATTTCATCCGACGGCCACATCTGTGAGCCGCCCAACTGCTATATCGACTACATTGAGCCCAAATACCGCGACACCGCACCGCGTATTGTCGCCCAGGACGATGGCACCGAAGCCTTTGTCGTCCACGGTATGAAACGCCCAGTTCCGCTGGGTTTTATTGACGGTGCCGGGTTCAGCGTCACCGAGCGGAACGAGCGGGCCAAAATCTGCAAGTTTTCGGACATTCGCGAGGGCGCCTACGGCGGCCACGCCCGCATCCCGTATATGGATCAGGACGGCCTTGCCGCCGAGGTCATCTACGCCTCGATCGGCATGGGGCTGTGCATGCACCGCGACCCCGAGTACAAAAACGCCTGCATGCAGGCCTATAACCGCTGGCTGCAAGCAATGGTCGGCGAAGAGCCCGACCGCATTCTGGGCCTGGCTCAGACCGCCGTGCTGAGCGTTGACTCCGCGATTGAGGATTTCCGGCGGGCCAAAGACATGGGCATGGTCGGCATGATGATGCCCGGCCGGCCGATCCATGAGGACTATGACCACTCCGACTACGACGCGCTGTGGGAGTGCGCCACCGACCTCGACCTGCCGATCTGTTTTCACATCCTGACCTCACGCGACGGCAGTCTGGCCACCCCGCACCGCGGCCACGCGCTGAACAACTTCCTGGGCATCATCCGCGCCGTCCAGGATGTCGTCGGCATGATGGTCCTGGGCGGCGTGTTCGAGCGCCATCCGCGCCTGAAGCTGGTGTGTGCCGAGGGTGACGCGGGCTGGATGCCGCACTACATGTACCGGATGGACCACGCGGCCAAGTTCAACGCCCAGGACGGCATCGTCAAGGGCCTGTCCAAGCTGCCCAGCGAATATATCAAGAGCAACGTGTGGATGACCTTTCAGGACGACAAGACGGCTTTTGACTCGCTGCACATGATGCCCCACACCCAACTGCTGTGGGCGAGCGATTTCCCACACACCGATTCCACCTGGCCGCGCTCCCAGCAGCTGTTGGCCCGCCACACGGCCGCGCTGAGCGAGCAGCAGCGCCAAGACATTCTGCGCGACAACGCGGCCCGCCTGTTCAACCTGCCGGCCGGCAGCCAGTCGTGGCGCATGGATGGCGTAGCGACCGCCTCGTAGGGGCGTCCCCCTGTGGGCGCCCTCGCCACTTCGTTTGCCGGGTATTGTCCAGGTCGGAGAGACGTGACAGCTTGGCAGCAGACAGTCAATCTGGAGGGTGCGATGAAAAGACAGACGCGCAAAGAACTCGGGCGCTACATTGTCGCCGACCCGGATATCTGCCACGGTCAACCGACCTTCACAGGCACCCGCATCATGGTCGAAAGTGTCCTTTTCCGTGTGGCTCAGGGCAAAGACTGGGAGTGGATCTCTCGGGAGTACGCTGGTCGAGTCAGCCGCGAGGCAATTGCCGAAGCCGTTCGGCTGGCCAGCGGTCAGGTCTGATAATAGCCGAAGGCGGTCCAGCCGCCGTCGATGACCATCACTTCGCCGGTCATGAAGCCGGCGTCCTGGCTGGCCACAAAACGCACCGCCTTGGCCACGTCCCGGCCCGTCCCCAGCCGCCGCTGGGGGGTGCGTTTCTTCAAGTCTTCGACGGTCAGCTTTTTGTCTGCGACCAGCCGATCAATCATGTCAGTCTGGATATAGCCGGGCGCCACACAGTTGACCCGAATGCCATACCGAGCCCACTCGATGGCCAGCACCCGGGTCATGTGGTCGACCGCCGCCTTGGATGTGCAGTAACCCAGGGTGGCCGGAAAGGCGTTGCGGCCCAGAATCGAGCCGATATTGATGATGCAGCCGGACCGCTGCGGCCGCATCTGGCGGGCCGCAGCCTGGGAGCACAGAAAGACCGACTTGACGTTGATGTCCATGTGCTGGTCCCAGTTCTCCTCGGTCATCTCAAGGGTCAGCTGGGGACGGGTGATGCCGGCATTGTTGACCAGGATATCGCACGGCCCGAGTTGCTCTTCGAGCTGGCCAAACAGCAGGCTGACCTCGGCGGCCACCTCCACCCGACAGCCCAGCGCGATTGCCTGGCCGCCCCGGCGCTGAATCTCGGCCACCGTGGCGGCCGCATTCTCGGCCCGGGTCGCCACGCACGCCAGCCGCGCCCCGGCCTCGGCCAGCTCAAGCGCAATGTCTTTTCCCAGGCCACGGCTGGCACCGGTCACCAGCGTAACCGCACCGTTCAGGGTATCCATAGGCTCGTCTCGGCTCCGGGCTCGGCCGGGCTATTGCCGCGGGTGCTCGGCGTTATAGTCCCGAATAGCTTTGAGAATCGCCCCGCTGGAGCGCTCCATCAGCGCCTTTTTGTTGGCCTGGACCCGGTCGGCCGAGGCGTGCAGCGGCCGTAGCAGCCCTTGGACCTGGGGCATCACATGCCGGGCCAGCAGCTCATAGCTGCGCGCCGACAGCTCGGGCGACACCCAGTCGTGGGCAAAGCACAGCAGGGTGCCGAAGCCGCCCGACAGCTGTTGCAGGCCGGCGATCTTTTCCAGGGCGTCTTCGGGCGTGCCCAGGATGGCCCCACCGTGTTCGTCCATACTCCGCGCCGCCTTATAGCCGTCCTCAAACGGCCGACGCTTGGGCGTGCCCAGGATGCCGACGATGTAGTCGTTCTGCCAGCGCTGCAAGCCGTCGGCGACCTCACGACAGGCCTGCTCTTTTGAGTCGGACAGGTGGAAGGGCATGACGATCCGCCAGTCGGCCCGGTCAATCTGTTGTCCGTGCTCGCGGGCCGAGGTCTCGCCAAAGCCCCACTGGGTCGGCAGCGCGGTCAGCCCTTCCTCCAGGTAGGAGGCCAGCGACAGCACGCCAACGCCGTACTTGCCGGCCGTTTTCATGCCCGAGGGCGAAATCGACGAAGCCACGGCGACCGGCATCTCGCCTTGCAGCGGCCGCAGCTGTAGCACCGCGTCGCGCAGGCTGAACCAGTCGCTCTCAACCGTCACCGGCTCGTCTTCGCGCAGCAGCCGCAGGACCGCGCCCAGACCTTCGTCCATGCGCTCGCGCTGGGTCATCGGATCAATGCCCAGCATGACCGCGTCGGACGGCAGGGCGCCGGGTCCGACGCCCAGAATGGCCCGGCCCCGGCTCAGGTGGTCCAGGTGGACCATGCGCTGGGCAATGTTGAACGGGTGGTGGTAGGGCACCGAAATCACCCCGGTGCCGAGTCGGATATGGTGGGTGCGCTCGGCGGCCGCAACCAGAAACATCTCGGGCGAGCCGATCGTTTCCCAGCCGGCGGAGTGATGCTCGCCGACCCAGAACTCGTCAAACTGGAGGCGGTCGAGCAGCGCGGCCAGCTCCAGGTCGCGCTGAAACTGTAAAGTCGGGTGTTCACCGAGCGGATGGTGGGGAGCCAGAAAGGCTCCGAAGCGAAGACCTTGGCGCATATCTCTCTCCATTTCTGATCAAAACTTGCCCGGACTGTACCAAAACCGGCCCAAGCCAGCCAGGGGCCGTCATCAAACCGCTCGCTGCGGACCACCCGACATATATCCATAGACGGCCGGCTCGCTGACATCCAGGTGGATGCTCTGCTTGGATCTCATCGGCCTGATTATTGTAAGTCTGCGGTGAGTTCCAGGTACAGTTCAGACACTCATTGCCCCTGCATTGCCCCTGACAACGAGAATTGAATCAAGCCGCCGCCCCGTACGGTTCTGAAGATTCTTCGGCCAAGCCGCCCTTTCACCCGCGATTCATTCAGCCGAGCATGGCCACCCTCGGCCGGTAAGTCCCTGATTTACCTACCCCTGCCCACGGCCGCTCGGCCGGCTACGTCTGATAACGGACAAAGTGTCAAGTTTGCGGGCGGATGCCTTTGATCGGAAAAAGGTGGGGCGCCCCGCTCCCATACCTAGATTTTCCCCTCCAGAATTAACGAGAGGGGAGAAAACCCTTATAGTTGACTCAGGAGGACGCTATGGCTCCACTATTTGATGGCGACATCCCTCAAGACAAGCAGAAGGAAATCGAGCAGAAGGCACTCGAATGGGTGCGAACATATCGCCAGAATTGGACAGACAGGGACTGGACCCGCTGGGAAGTACTGCAAGGCATCGATCTTGAAGCGCAGTTGCTTGCCATTAAGAGTCTGCTCTCCCGCAACCAGCAAGCTGAAGACGATTTGAAGCGGGAGATTGACGACCTCTGCGAACAATCTCGAAAGACAGCGCAGGAAGTACAAGACTCTGGAGATTATCGCGGGCCGGATCGGGCCTACGAAGCGTTCTTTGAGGACATGGCTAACAGCATGGCGGCAGTCGGGATGCTTGCTCCATTTGTGGAGGCGCTCTTTGTATCTGTCTTCAAACATTTCGAGGAGAAGGGAACAACCGCACCCTCTCCTGGAGACCCAAGAAGGCAGGTTACAGGGCGTTCTTACTGGGACCCGAATCTCGTATACGAACAGAGCGAGAAACGAAAAGACAGAGGCCGTGTTAAAGGCATCTTCCAGATTGCCGGCTCAATCGGGCTTGAGCCATTTCTTCCAAAAGACTCTCAGAAAACCTTGGAAGCCTTGTTTCTTTATCGCAACAGGATGTTTCACGATGGGCTTGAATGGCCAGAGAAGATGCGGACAAAGTTCCGAGACATGATCCAAAAAGAAGATTGGCCAGAAGAGTGGTTCCCGCCAACGTCCAAGAATGGGGAACCGCTGCTCTTCTCCATGAGCACCGAGTTCATTCAGCACTGCCTGCGAACCATAGACGGCATCCTTGATGGAGTTGGAGCATACGCTCGCTCCCGTGGGAGCGAAAAAAACAGCGTTCCCCAGCATAGTCTGCCCCCTTCTCCCGTGTCCGAGAAGGTCCCTTTATGTCCACCTTGGGGCAGAGCGTCCGATAAGGGGCGATGTGTCAGCTTTCGCGGCTGCAAACGCAAAGCAGGACCGATAACACCCAAAGTGTTAAGCTTGGGCGGCCTAGTCCGCGCGGGCCGGGGCAGTCCGTTCGATGAGAGCCTTTAAGGCCAGCATGGTCTCTTCGTGGTGTTGCATAGTCTCTTCGTGGCGTTGCGCCGCGGCCAGGGCGAGGGCCTGGGTTTGCTGCTCGCGGCTCGAATTGCTCCGGTACATGAGCCCCAGCCCGACGGAGAGCAGCACCAGCTGCCCGAGGCCGACCCCCAAGGCGACCCAGGCCAGGGGGGTCATGCCCACTGGCGGGATAAGCGCCTGTAACGCGGCGAGGGTGGTGGCCCCAAGTTCGATTGTCTGACTCTCCATAGGTAGCTCCTTAGCACAAATCCCGATCCCCCCGCCGCCACTGGCACAGTGCAAAAAAATTTTTCGCTTCCACGGCTGATAACGCCCAATGTGTCAAGCTTGGGCGGGCGGCTACGCCCGTCGGCGGGGGAGGCTCACCCAACAACAGGACCAGGCAATAAGATACGCTTTCACGAGAACCTTACTGCTGCTGAGTGAACTCCGTGTGCAACCCCTGTGTCTCGGGGCAAGAGGGGGATCGCTGCTCAGCCCGCAGAGGGTTTCCGCGCGCGGACGAAGGCGCTGCCGAACTTGCCGTCCACCTCAGAGGCCACGGCCTCAACATCAATCCCCTTGTCGGACAGATAGGTACGAGCATCTTCGACCCGGTAAATCCGCGTGGGTTCCAGAGTGATATCAACAAAGCCCGCCCGTGCGAGTTTGGTCCGGTAGTCGTGCTCTTCCAACGCTCCGGCGAGACATCCAATCCACAGTTCAAGGTTGCGTCGAATCTGCTCCGGGATCGCTCCACGCACGACAATGTCAGACACCGCAAACCGTCCGTCTGGTCGCAGCACGCGCAGCGCTTCAGAGAGAACGCGATCTTTGTCTGCCGACAGGTTAATCACACAGTTGGAGATAATGACATCAACCGCGTTGTCAGGCAGGGGAATGGCTTCCATCTCGCCTTGCAGAAACTCGACATTGTCGAGCCCCGCCTTGCGTTGGTTGTCGCGCGCTAAGGCCAGCATTTCGTCTGTCATATCGAGGCCATAGACTTTTCCGGTGGGACCGACTCGGCGGGCCGACAGGAGCACATCGATCCCGCCCCCCGAGCCGAGATCAAGCACGGTCTCGCCTGGATTGAGCTGCACCAGGGCTGTGGGGTTGCCACAGCCGAGCGAGGCGGCAATCGCCTCCAGAGGAATCCCTGCGATCTGGTCCTCGGCGTAAAGGTGTGAGGTAATCGGATCATCGGCACTCGCGGTGGCCGCCCCGCAGCACGCCCGGTCTCCCTGGGCGGCTTGGCGCGCCGCTCTGCCGTACACTTCCTTGACGTGCTGTTTCACATCCTGGCTTTGCATGCTGACCTCCTTGTTTCATCGGCCACGTCACCGGCCAAGGCGTGACACCACTCCTGGGCTTCGGCTTCTCGCTCCGTGTCTTCCGCCATGGCTTGGTAGCCGGCATCGAGCGTGGTCTCGACCCCATGCGGCCGCACCAAGTCTTCGATGAACTGGCTGATACGGCGCTTGCCCACCGTCCGGTACAGGCCCTCGTAGACCGCTTCTTCCAGTGTAATGGTCAGTTTGCGAGGCATGGCAGGCTCTCCCTAACACGTAATACGTACTCAGACATACCAGACACCAGCCACACCGGCCACTGCGGCGGATAACGCGCAATGTGTCAAGCTTGGGCGAGGGACGGGGCGGGGTCAGGTCCAAGCCGGCCAAGAACTCAAGGAGCAATCCATTGACCTCTGAGGGGCGACCACGTGCTAGCCCTCCGCTGCGAGGGCCGGCGTTCGAGCGGGCCGCTGTGAGCTTGCGAGACACCCATTTCCAAACTGAGACGGCACCAACCACCCTAGCCCGTGGCGGTGTTTCGTATTACCCTGTGGGCTCATTATGACACAGCCGATTGAGAGAATTCGGACCAACTGTCCCCGCGACTGCTATGACGGCTGCGGCATTATTGTTGAACGCCGAGCCGGCACAATCAGCCGCGTCCTGGGCGATCCCGCCCACCCGGTATCGCGCGGCGCGCTGTGCCAGAAATGCGCCACAGCCTACAACGGGGTGTGGCAGGATGAGAACGCCCGCCTGCTGTCGCCGCTCAAACGCAGCGGTCCCAAAGGTCGGGGACAGTTCGAGCCGATCGGTTGGGATGAGGCGCTTACCACGATTGCGTCCCGGCTGCACGCCATCATCGCCGACGCCGGTCCTCAGGCCATCCTGCATACCCACTACAGCGGCACCCTGTCACTGCTCGCCTATGTGTTCCCGCTGCGATTTTTTCACCGCCTGGGCGCAACCGAGGTCGAGCCCGACACTATCTGTAACATGGCCGGTCATGTCGCCTGGAACCTGCTGTTCGGCAGTTCGTCGGTCGGCTTCGATCCGCGTACTGCGGCCGACTCGGCGTGCATCCTGGTGTGGGGCGCCAACCCGTCCCACTCGGCACCCCACGCCCATCGCTACTGGCTGACCGAGTCTCCGGCCACGGTCATTGTCGTCGATCCGCTACGGACCGAGTCCGCCGCCCAGGCCGACCTGCACCTCCAGCCCCGGCCGGGCAGCGATGCCGCCCTGGCCTTCAGCCTGCTGCACGTCCTGCACCGCGACGGCTTGTTTGATACGGATTTTATTGCCCGCCACACCCTTGGCGGCGAGGAACTGCTGGCCCAGCTCGAACCGTGTACGCCGGCCTGGGGCCAGCGCCACACCGGCGTACCCGCAGAACTGATCGAACGGGCCGCCCAGCTGTACGGTCCGGGCCCGTCCCTGCTGTGGCTCGGCCAGGGGCTCCAGCGCCAGGCGACCGGCGGCAATATCATGCGGGCGTGCGGCCTGCTGCCGGTCATGACCGGTAATATCGGAAAGCCCGGGGCCGGCTTTTACTACCTGAACAATACGCCGGCCATCGCCGGGGCTGATTTTGGGAAGCTGGCCGGGACCGACCTGCTCAGGACCAAACGGGCCAGCATCAGCCACATGGATCTGGCCCAGCGGCTGGAAGATCCCGACACCGCCCAAGCCCTGGTGTGCTGGAACACCAACCCGGCCGCCTCAGCCCCACAGCAACAACGCCTGCACCGAGCACTCAGCCGTCCCGAGCTGTTCAGCGTTGTCGTTGACTGCTTCCCGACCGATACCAGCGACTTTGCCGATATCGTCCTGCCGGCGGCCAGCTTTTTGGAGTTCGACGACCTGACCTTCAGCTATTTTCATCTGCATATCGGCGCCCAAACACAGGTCCGCCAGCCAATGGGACACGCCCTGCCCAATCAGGAAATTTTTCGACGCCTGGCAAAAGCCATGGGCTACGAGGAACCCGCCCTGTTTGAGCCTGACCAGGCCATGCTTGAGCAGTTGCTCAAAGAGATGGGCTGTGATTTCGATTTTGCCCATCTGCAACAGCTCGGCTGGCACCCGATCAGCCAGACCCCGCTGATCTTGTATGCCGACCGGGTCTTTGACACGCCGAGCGGCAAGATCGAAATTGCCTCGGAGCGAGCCGCAGCCAAGGGCCTGCCGCGGCTGCCCCAAGCGTGGACGGACGCGCCGCCCCAGCCCGACCGACTGCGCCTGATCAGCCCGGCCTCGAACTGGCGGCTGAACGACTCGTACGCCAACGATCAGCGTCTGGCCCAGAGAGCCGGGCAGGCCAGCGTCATCCTGAACCCGGCGGACGCCGAACGCTTGGGTATCCGACCCGGTGAGCCGGTCCGCCTGGAGAACGAAACCGGTTGGCTGGATCTCACGGCCAGGGTGGAAGCCCTGGCTCCGCCCGGCGTCGCCGTTGCCTACAAGGGCCGCTGGCCCAAACACGAGACCGGCCGGCGTAACATCAATACCCTCAACCCGGGCCACAAGGCCGACATGGGTGAGAACAGCAGTGTGCATAGTATCGAGGTCAGGCTGCGACCGCTGAGCAGAACGGAGTGAGGAGGCAAAGATGGGTTTGGTGCTGAAGGGAGGCGTTCCGCTGCTTCTGCTTGTCGCTGTCTTGTACTGGAACTGGGACGGCTCGCCGCCGGTCATCTCCTGGCCGTCCAACCTGTCCGAATCGGTGGGCGGCCAAAGTCCAATCACAGTGCGTCTCCTGGATTCGGGCAAGGGCTTGGCCAGCGTCTCGGTGGTGGCGGTCCAGGCCGATACCCGCACCCCGATTCTGACCGAGCGCATCGCCCGCCCGCTGGCTCCCTGGGCGAGCGGCACCCTCCA is a window encoding:
- a CDS encoding LLM class flavin-dependent oxidoreductase; this encodes MRQGLRFGAFLAPHHPLGEHPTLQFQRDLELAALLDRLQFDEFWVGEHHSAGWETIGSPEMFLVAAAERTHHIRLGTGVISVPYHHPFNIAQRMVHLDHLSRGRAILGVGPGALPSDAVMLGIDPMTQRERMDEGLGAVLRLLREDEPVTVESDWFSLRDAVLQLRPLQGEMPVAVASSISPSGMKTAGKYGVGVLSLASYLEEGLTALPTQWGFGETSAREHGQQIDRADWRIVMPFHLSDSKEQACREVADGLQRWQNDYIVGILGTPKRRPFEDGYKAARSMDEHGGAILGTPEDALEKIAGLQQLSGGFGTLLCFAHDWVSPELSARSYELLARHVMPQVQGLLRPLHASADRVQANKKALMERSSGAILKAIRDYNAEHPRQ
- a CDS encoding DUF433 domain-containing protein, translated to MKRQTRKELGRYIVADPDICHGQPTFTGTRIMVESVLFRVAQGKDWEWISREYAGRVSREAIAEAVRLASGQV
- a CDS encoding 3-oxoacyl-ACP reductase FabG, with the translated sequence MDTLNGAVTLVTGASRGLGKDIALELAEAGARLACVATRAENAAATVAEIQRRGGQAIALGCRVEVAAEVSLLFGQLEEQLGPCDILVNNAGITRPQLTLEMTEENWDQHMDINVKSVFLCSQAAARQMRPQRSGCIINIGSILGRNAFPATLGYCTSKAAVDHMTRVLAIEWARYGIRVNCVAPGYIQTDMIDRLVADKKLTVEDLKKRTPQRRLGTGRDVAKAVRFVASQDAGFMTGEVMVIDGGWTAFGYYQT
- a CDS encoding molybdopterin-dependent oxidoreductase, producing the protein MTQPIERIRTNCPRDCYDGCGIIVERRAGTISRVLGDPAHPVSRGALCQKCATAYNGVWQDENARLLSPLKRSGPKGRGQFEPIGWDEALTTIASRLHAIIADAGPQAILHTHYSGTLSLLAYVFPLRFFHRLGATEVEPDTICNMAGHVAWNLLFGSSSVGFDPRTAADSACILVWGANPSHSAPHAHRYWLTESPATVIVVDPLRTESAAQADLHLQPRPGSDAALAFSLLHVLHRDGLFDTDFIARHTLGGEELLAQLEPCTPAWGQRHTGVPAELIERAAQLYGPGPSLLWLGQGLQRQATGGNIMRACGLLPVMTGNIGKPGAGFYYLNNTPAIAGADFGKLAGTDLLRTKRASISHMDLAQRLEDPDTAQALVCWNTNPAASAPQQQRLHRALSRPELFSVVVDCFPTDTSDFADIVLPAASFLEFDDLTFSYFHLHIGAQTQVRQPMGHALPNQEIFRRLAKAMGYEEPALFEPDQAMLEQLLKEMGCDFDFAHLQQLGWHPISQTPLILYADRVFDTPSGKIEIASERAAAKGLPRLPQAWTDAPPQPDRLRLISPASNWRLNDSYANDQRLAQRAGQASVILNPADAERLGIRPGEPVRLENETGWLDLTARVEALAPPGVAVAYKGRWPKHETGRRNINTLNPGHKADMGENSSVHSIEVRLRPLSRTE
- a CDS encoding amidohydrolase family protein; the protein is MIQAGIISSDGHICEPPNCYIDYIEPKYRDTAPRIVAQDDGTEAFVVHGMKRPVPLGFIDGAGFSVTERNERAKICKFSDIREGAYGGHARIPYMDQDGLAAEVIYASIGMGLCMHRDPEYKNACMQAYNRWLQAMVGEEPDRILGLAQTAVLSVDSAIEDFRRAKDMGMVGMMMPGRPIHEDYDHSDYDALWECATDLDLPICFHILTSRDGSLATPHRGHALNNFLGIIRAVQDVVGMMVLGGVFERHPRLKLVCAEGDAGWMPHYMYRMDHAAKFNAQDGIVKGLSKLPSEYIKSNVWMTFQDDKTAFDSLHMMPHTQLLWASDFPHTDSTWPRSQQLLARHTAALSEQQRQDILRDNAARLFNLPAGSQSWRMDGVATAS
- a CDS encoding arsenite methyltransferase, translating into MQSQDVKQHVKEVYGRAARQAAQGDRACCGAATASADDPITSHLYAEDQIAGIPLEAIAASLGCGNPTALVQLNPGETVLDLGSGGGIDVLLSARRVGPTGKVYGLDMTDEMLALARDNQRKAGLDNVEFLQGEMEAIPLPDNAVDVIISNCVINLSADKDRVLSEALRVLRPDGRFAVSDIVVRGAIPEQIRRNLELWIGCLAGALEEHDYRTKLARAGFVDITLEPTRIYRVEDARTYLSDKGIDVEAVASEVDGKFGSAFVRARKPSAG
- a CDS encoding EthD family reductase, which produces MYKVVGLLKRPEGMQMEDFRRWWLEVHAPKVMKWKGVKRYCVNLCTTDDQRYDGMAETWFETKQDMDNAFVPAEGQAARQGATDGSREIVILFTQENVMIDG